ggatataaatgttttaaataaataaataaaataaatagatataaaCAAGGACCGAGTGCATGCATTATTACCAGAGATCTCTGTTTTCAAATTGCAGTCAACTATTCTCTCCAATGACAGCAACCTGTTGGAGTGGGTTCTCCATTCTGCACATTAGATTCATCAtggcatatgcttttgtggaTCATAGAGGCCACTTTAAGTTAGCTTTGGAAGATGAAATCTTGTCTACATAACGCAGTTATCCAATATAGTAGCTCAGATAGAAAAGGACGGATGGGATGGGTCTGCTGTGGGGAAGGAATAcacaggggatttttttaaacagttttgagaactgttgaggcccaggacacactccatatagagttgtcaaaactgttataaggcactttaaagcactttaaagcagtagtgtagatctggcctgacttacaaggtgagagaaataaaccttaaaagtatttttaaatgcagaaagGTTTATTATTTTACAGTATCTAAGTGGCAATTGATATTTTACTGGTATTTACTGATATTTTAGATTAACAAACAACTGAGGGTCTTGCtaaacctacctgataatccgtgtgggaggagaggtcaggccgcgctagaaatagcgcggcctgtaggccccatccatATGTGAGACATGACGGGGCTGAGGGAAGCttgccttaaagggccatgtgcgcaggagcgcaccaacggaatagtgtgttttttttaaaaaaaagggttccccactccccctgtccctgatttccctccccacaatgcctgatgccccccctgcccgcttgctcgcccgtccttcccccgctcaccatgcccgtcccccgctcgccatgcctgtccccgcttgccatgcccatccctgtccgccatgcccatccccgtccgccatgcccatccccgttcttcttcccctctgtctgccatgccctgtccccatctgccatgctCGTCCCTGTTCTTCCCCGTCcacaatgccctgtccccgtccgccatgcccgtccccattcttcttccccccgtctgccatgccctgtccccatctgccatgctcattcctgttctttcccccatcctccatgccctgtccccgtctgccatgcccgtccccattttTCTTCCCCCGACCAAAATGCCCAGTCCacgtccaccatgcccgtccccattcttcttccaccCCATCCGCCATGCACTGTCTGTGTCtgtcatgcccatccccgttaTCTTAACTCTTTCACTTTTTAATAGGTCAGTTATGGTTTTGTTAGTCAAATCCCTAAGGACAAACATCAGTTTCCTTTTATCTACCGGATGGTCCCAAAATCAGAACCGAATTACCGGGGAATTGTTAAACTGCTCCGCCATTTCAGATGGACGTGGATTGGTCTCGTTGCTCCAGAGAATGACAGCGGAGAAAGATTCATGAGCACCTTCATGCCGGTGGTCATAAAGAATGGTATTTGTGTTGCCTATTCCAAAAGTATCCCAGCGACAGTGAAATGGGAAAGACATTTCAACCTGATATTATATTTGCTGGACACTCAAGTTAATGTAGTTGTTGGTCAAGTGGACACCAATGCCATCTTCGTTCTAGCAGCAGCCATGCAAATGATTGAAAAGATCAAAAATTCAACTGTAGGAAAAGTATGTATTACAACAACTTTGCAGGACCTCAGCGTGAGAATGTTTTACAGGATGATTGATCTCCAGCACACCCATGTTTCTTTGTCCTTCTTAATCAAGACGCACAAAAGGACACGACATGATAATTTTGATGCACTTTTCTTGGCTATCCAGCAGTTTGAGACTAAAGCATTTCATTGTTTCTATTCAAGAGACATGTTGTCTGTGAAAGTCTGGGAAAGATGCAGAGAAAAAGAGAATTGGGACAACCTGCCCCAGGATGAGATTGAAAGTATCCTCTCTCAAGACACCTACAGTATTTACAATTCCATCCAGGCTGTGGCCTGGACCTTACATGCTGCGTACTCATCCCATTTGAACCgcatggggatggtgggtggagaCCGGCTGTGTCTTCAAAGGGTACAGTATTCCTTCTCCTTCACAGAGAGTTCCTGTGTAAATCACCATTCATTATAGGTCTGTGCAGAGATTTCTTCAGAGGCTGCATTGGAGGTTCCAAATCAGCCCCGATCTGCTTCGAGCAGCTTATGTCCCAGTGAGACCCACTTCGGTTCCAGAGCTGAAGTGAGATCCAGACATCTGAAGCGGGTCAGATGTTGTGTGTTCCCAGGCATGAGGCTGACCAGGCATCCATTGGACTCCATGTCTGCCTTCCTCCCCACTCATCCCCCTGCTCCTCATTCCTCCCTCTATGCTTCTCCCCTCCCATGGGACTTATCTGACCCATCTGGAAGCCGCCTGTCTtcaatgagagctgccatttttaaggaagatggcaggTCGTCCATTTCCTAGATCTAATTTCAAACTACAGCAGCCGGAAAGGGCCATTTTAAGACGCTCCTCAGGCCACTGCAGCCCAATCCAGATATAGACTGAGGAGGGCCGAATTGGCCTGCATAGGTACAGGATCCAAATTtggatccgaggcagtgcacagaccTAATTAATGGCTCTGTTCTAGGCAGAGGCATCAGGAGGGGCAGATGTGGCAGAGTTGCGGGGGTCTATGAGGTGCCCAAATGAGCAATCCAGGTTTGAGTTGCCCAGCagaatgtacagcaccatgtacattgatggtgctatataaataaataaaataaaataataataataataataataataataataataataataataataataatgggacagTATGAGGATGCTTTCGGTCCTCCCTTCAACAACCTGATTACCTCAGCTAGCTGGTGTGGTCTGAGATGTGTTCGTATTGCAGTCTCCTAAATGGATTGGGTTGGGTCACTTCAACATTTTGAACAGGACTTCATGGCCTCGGTGGACTGTCCCAAATGATATCAGGCTTACTTACACAGCAAGAGGACACACCCTGGTTCTCTTTTTTTCATACTGGATGGGATGATGATAATCTAGGGATGGAGGTACAGAATACGGTTGGTCAGTCATTGATAAATCTCAGCCTTGTTGGGTTTATTAACTTACCCCACTTTTCCTAATAATAGGACCAGCCCCTGGTGTCAGAACTCTCCCTAGGATGCCAAACAAGGCTTATAGAACATTTTTGTTACCTCCTCAAAATggcaaaacagaaaaaggaaatttAGAAAGGGATCTCAGGTGcattgtaaacataaataatgaaaacaaaattcaTAGCCACTATGAGCTTGGAAGAACTGGTTGTGATGAGACCTCCTAATGAGTCAGGCTGAGATGTAGAATGGGATTTCCTGTTTCCTAAATGCACGTGCTTTTCTGTGACAGGGTTGGGTAGCATGTGTTCCTTGAGATGTTGtaggactgtaactcccatcatccctcacccttgGTTATCCTGGCTAGAGCTGACGGGACTTGCAGTATAACAACTTCTTCCCCACCTCTATTCTAGCTTCACCCTTTCCTGAGAAACTTTCAGCTGTATAATACTTCCATGGACGGAGCTTATTTGGATGAAAATGGAGATCTGGCAGCCAACTTTGATATCATGAACTGGGTGATGTTTCCCAACAAGTCCACTGCTGGAGTGAATGTTGGCAGTATAGAGAGACTGTCCTCCTCTGAGATAAAGTTCACCATTGATCAGAATGCCATTACGTGGCCCAGAACGTTTAACCAGGTAGGGGAAACCACTCGTTTCCTTGTTCCCTTTCCTATCTAGCCatcactgagagctccatcagatgagcattttattgaacattcgttactgggcactcacaggttttcGCGAGTCCCCTCTCGCGATgtttgcctcccgccccttctagccttcgtcATGccgtaaaacaacaacaacaacaacgtagctATAATGGCTCATAtaccagtggtgggcggggctgaagtcaAAGGAAGTGGGGACAAGAcacaaaacataccagcatagtatagactaaagctcttcctgcctttAATTAATCCtcaggagaagggagagaaacgCACAAAGGCTAGGACACCATTTAATGGGCAACTGAGGTTGGCCAGTGGAAGACTGGACcctcaggagggctggatttcgcctctaggcctgaggttcccctcctgtatcataggccatttctacaccagccagaaaatgcaggctggtcacggccaagtccctgtgcatccaaatgacacacagggacgcccgggaggaaggagggcccggaacgggttttcccagggataatcccgagacagtgggaggtgtggccgccccttccggcttcttccctcctccctgcatgtAGCAgtgatcagtagagggaagggaCTGgactgggaggaattgggggtgggggggagcagggtcagggtcAGGATATCgttagatcctcccccctccttcccgctACActggggtggtgtagaaatggccattggGTGATTTTAAAGAACCCTCAGAGGCCTGCTGTGGTGATAACTAATCGAGCCCATGATAAAATTGCTCACATCCCCCTGAGCTTGGGCAGAGGGTTCGGCTCAGAGAATGTGTCCAAAGCACCATCAAAGTAGGCTGGTGTTAGAGAGAGCTCTAGAGGGGGTGGTGAAGAGTGAGGGAGCAGTTTGGCtgcgtcatttatttattacatttatataccgccccacaaccgaagctctctgggcagttcacaaaggttaaaacagtaaacattaaaaagtatacaaaatattaaaaccaccagaaacataaaaacaacagtataaaaaccactgttctggggtccattagaaaacaaacttagcgttacTAAAttctattaaatgcctgggagaagagaaaagtcttgacctggcacctgaaagataacattgttggagccagacgagcctcatcggggagatcattccccagttggggggccaccactaaaaaggccctctcccttgttgccatcctctgagcttccctcggagtaggcactcggaggaggactttagatgttgagcgcagtgtccgggtaggttcatgtcgggagaggcgttccttcaggtattgcggtcccaagccatgtagggctttataggttaaaaccagcaccttgaattgggctcggaaacgtataggcagccaatgcaagcaggctagaatcggtcttatatgctcgaaccttcctGCTCCAGCTATCAAACATGTTATACACATCTGTGTTGCCGTTTTAGGAAGGAAGTgtgatgtgtttgtttgtgtgtgtgtgttagattgtTTTTGCGTAGTGCACTGCAGTGTTTTACCTGAATATGTGTTTCTCCACCTATATTTTGTTTGGATGTGTAGTTTTGGTTTTACCTTGGTTTCTTGGGGGCTGTCTGGCTCTGGGATTTGGCTGGGAGTCTTGCCTGTGTGTGTGGCAGGCTGGCTGTGTTTCCTGAGCACTACCAGCTTTACATCTGGGGAAGTGGGTATTTTGTTGCACTTTGTGGacacaaatatgtgatttggcatctTGGGTTCAGATCCTGTCCCTGCCTTGGCCTCAGTTTCTTGATACAGTTATTTATCTGTGAGCCTCAATTTTTTACCTTCTGTGAAATTGACGTTCATGCAGAAACCAGTCAATTTAAAAGAAGTGGTTTCATGATTGGAGCTCAAATCTCATTTCTGTCTTGAATGTAGGGTAATGGACAAGTTACCTTTCTTTGAGATTatgcataggctgaccatatatgggagatcaaaaaagaggacactcaaTGTGGGAcgggtggggaagcagctttctaggGCCCTGAAAAGCACGCCAttccc
This window of the Elgaria multicarinata webbii isolate HBS135686 ecotype San Diego chromosome 3, rElgMul1.1.pri, whole genome shotgun sequence genome carries:
- the LOC134395536 gene encoding vomeronasal type-2 receptor 26-like; its protein translation is MTQWHILPFLFAIHEINQNPRLLPNITLGYSIYENYFNPRMTYEALVDQMSLGQQHVPNYSCGGQNKLLAVLEGANFELSNQISTMLGIYKIPQVSYGFVSQIPKDKHQFPFIYRMVPKSEPNYRGIVKLLRHFRWTWIGLVAPENDSGERFMSTFMPVVIKNGICVAYSKSIPATVKWERHFNLILYLLDTQVNVVVGQVDTNAIFVLAAAMQMIEKIKNSTVGKVCITTTLQDLSVRMFYRMIDLQHTHVSLSFLIKTHKRTRHDNFDALFLAIQQFETKAFHCFYSRDMLSVKVWERCREKENWDNLPQDEIESILSQDTYSIYNSIQAVAWTLHAAYSSHLNRMGMVGGDRLCLQRLHPFLRNFQLYNTSMDGAYLDENGDLAANFDIMNWVMFPNKSTAGVNVGSIERLSSSEIKFTIDQNAITWPRTFNQTVPFSRCTRSCLPGHAKTIREGEPICCYDCVPCPEGTISSQEDADHCTKCPDDQHPNKTRDQCVLKLISFLSYEEILGIILALFALILSLTTGLLLGIFMKYRETPVVKANNRDLTYILLVSLLLSFLSSFLFIGRPQKVTCLLQQTTFSIIFSVAVSSLLAKTVMVVVAFMATKPGNRMRKWLGKSLANSIVISCSSVQVGICMIWLGIFPPFPDSDMHSQPGQIILQLYTIIVQIFEMYGFFSRC